From one Erythrobacter sp. HKB08 genomic stretch:
- a CDS encoding TIGR00341 family protein has translation MISTDQPAAPTTVAPNRWAFLRVVVSLRLWWRESVIGTVDQPAVIEKRREECLLSARYLFMTAMSGGIAILGLLLSSPAVVIGAMLLSPLMGPIIGLGFALAVGDYHWLRQAAVSLAYGSIMAIALCALIVFFSPLQTVTEEIASRTRPNLFDLLVAIFSALAGAYAMIRGREGTIVGVAIATALMPPLAVVGFGLATFNWTVFSGALLLYITNLLAIALTSWAMARFYGFRSTLSERQTQFQNFSVIAVFIALAIPLGFSLRSIAWEANAQRIIRSEVMDPFDGRARMSDFQIAWESEPIGVSATVLTPVLIENAESQIAYDLEEQLGRPVSLILTQYQVGTSASAAEQAQLAAARAQEEAAAARADELAERVALIGGVEPKDVIVDRQRRRVMVRARALPGASLATYAELERRISATEPDWQVNLVPPVARIPAFSYDGEEFTEAEETALTLAAWASARNGMGLRVIGRGDDLEKVRAALAEKGATDIVVVDQRGPVRLEWVAPDGS, from the coding sequence ATGATTTCGACGGACCAACCTGCAGCGCCGACCACGGTCGCACCCAATCGCTGGGCGTTCCTGCGCGTGGTCGTGAGCCTGCGCCTGTGGTGGCGTGAATCGGTCATCGGCACGGTCGACCAGCCCGCGGTCATCGAGAAGCGGCGCGAGGAATGCCTGCTCTCGGCGCGCTACCTGTTCATGACCGCCATGTCGGGCGGCATCGCCATCCTCGGCCTGCTGTTGTCGTCGCCGGCGGTGGTGATCGGCGCAATGCTTCTTTCGCCGCTAATGGGGCCGATCATCGGCCTCGGCTTCGCTCTGGCTGTGGGCGACTACCACTGGTTGAGGCAGGCAGCGGTTTCGCTCGCCTATGGCTCGATCATGGCCATCGCATTGTGCGCGCTGATCGTCTTCTTCTCGCCGCTCCAGACCGTGACCGAGGAAATCGCCTCGCGAACCCGGCCCAATCTGTTCGACCTGCTGGTCGCGATATTCTCCGCGCTTGCCGGTGCCTATGCGATGATCCGCGGGCGCGAGGGCACGATCGTCGGCGTGGCGATCGCGACCGCCTTGATGCCGCCGCTCGCCGTGGTCGGCTTCGGCCTGGCGACTTTCAACTGGACGGTCTTTTCCGGCGCGCTGCTGCTCTACATCACCAACCTTCTCGCGATCGCGCTCACCTCGTGGGCGATGGCGCGCTTCTACGGCTTCCGCTCGACGTTGTCGGAGCGCCAGACGCAGTTCCAGAACTTCAGCGTCATCGCGGTCTTTATCGCGCTCGCCATCCCGCTCGGCTTCTCGCTGCGCTCGATCGCGTGGGAAGCCAATGCACAGCGCATCATCCGCTCCGAGGTGATGGACCCGTTCGACGGGCGAGCGCGCATGTCGGATTTCCAGATCGCCTGGGAATCGGAGCCAATCGGCGTGTCCGCAACGGTCCTGACGCCCGTGCTGATCGAGAACGCCGAATCCCAGATCGCCTACGACCTCGAAGAGCAGCTCGGCCGTCCGGTCTCGCTGATCCTCACCCAGTACCAGGTCGGTACCAGCGCGAGCGCCGCCGAACAGGCGCAGCTCGCCGCGGCCCGCGCGCAGGAAGAGGCCGCAGCCGCCCGGGCCGACGAGCTTGCCGAACGCGTCGCGCTTATCGGCGGGGTCGAGCCGAAGGACGTGATCGTCGATCGCCAGCGTCGCCGCGTGATGGTGCGCGCTCGCGCCCTGCCGGGGGCGAGCCTTGCGACCTATGCGGAACTCGAGCGGCGCATCTCGGCGACCGAACCCGACTGGCAGGTCAATCTCGTCCCGCCGGTCGCCCGCATTCCGGCCTTCTCCTACGATGGTGAGGAATTCACCGAGGCCGAGGAAACCGCACTGACGCTCGCCGCATGGGCATCGGCGCGCAACGGCATGGGCCTCCG